From Diaminobutyricibacter sp. McL0608, one genomic window encodes:
- a CDS encoding M1 family metallopeptidase — protein sequence MPTIPAGARTAGDPYLPQSGNGGYSVESYDLDLRYKVATNRLDATAVIRAMSIQGLRSFTLDLVRLRASRVRVNGSKRTRFSQTTTKLVVTPEEPIGLGELFTVEIDYAGAPAPRRSHWGQVGWEELTDGVIVASQPSGAPTWFPCNDHPADKASYRIRVTCEQAYTVLANGVLFDHTVSAGRGSWSFEQPEPTSTYLATVQIGRYVTETRDLAGVPGVIAYAPEVDARVRADFDPLERMMGFFIESFGPYPFADYSVVVTADDLEIPLEAQGVAIFGANHADGEGGSERLIAHELAHQWFGNSVGIAAWKHIWLNEGFACYSEWLWSEHSGGQTADELARRYHAGLRSLPQDIVVGDPGPALMFDDRVYKRGALTLHALRLTIGDDRFFALLRAWTAARRHGTATTDDFRELADEHAEEDLGKFFEHWLVATALPRLPRSTKVRS from the coding sequence ATGCCAACCATCCCCGCGGGCGCCAGGACTGCCGGCGACCCGTACCTTCCGCAGTCGGGAAACGGCGGCTACTCCGTCGAGTCGTACGACCTCGACCTCCGCTACAAGGTCGCAACCAACCGGCTGGACGCGACAGCCGTGATCCGGGCGATGAGCATTCAGGGGCTGCGGTCGTTCACCCTCGATCTGGTGCGTCTTCGCGCATCCCGGGTCCGCGTCAACGGCAGCAAGCGCACCCGGTTCAGCCAGACGACGACGAAGCTGGTCGTGACACCGGAGGAGCCGATCGGCCTGGGCGAGCTGTTCACGGTCGAGATCGACTATGCCGGTGCGCCGGCACCACGACGCAGTCACTGGGGTCAGGTCGGGTGGGAGGAGCTCACCGATGGGGTGATCGTCGCGTCGCAGCCGTCGGGCGCGCCCACCTGGTTCCCCTGCAACGACCACCCTGCGGACAAGGCGAGCTACCGCATCCGAGTCACCTGCGAGCAGGCGTACACCGTGCTCGCGAACGGGGTGCTGTTCGACCACACGGTGTCGGCCGGCCGCGGATCCTGGTCGTTCGAGCAGCCGGAGCCGACGTCGACCTACCTGGCGACCGTGCAGATCGGCCGCTATGTCACCGAGACCCGCGACCTCGCGGGCGTTCCGGGTGTCATCGCGTACGCGCCGGAGGTGGATGCGCGGGTGCGGGCCGACTTCGACCCGCTCGAGCGGATGATGGGCTTCTTCATCGAGTCCTTCGGGCCGTACCCGTTCGCCGACTACAGCGTCGTCGTCACCGCGGATGACCTCGAGATCCCGCTCGAAGCGCAGGGTGTCGCGATCTTCGGTGCGAATCATGCGGATGGCGAGGGTGGCTCCGAGCGGCTCATCGCGCACGAACTCGCGCACCAATGGTTCGGCAACAGCGTCGGGATCGCAGCCTGGAAGCACATCTGGCTCAACGAAGGTTTCGCTTGCTACTCCGAGTGGCTCTGGTCGGAGCACTCGGGAGGACAGACGGCGGATGAGCTGGCGCGCCGGTACCACGCGGGACTCCGTTCGCTGCCGCAGGACATCGTCGTCGGCGATCCCGGGCCCGCGCTCATGTTCGACGACCGCGTCTACAAGAGGGGCGCGCTCACACTGCATGCGTTGCGGCTGACGATCGGCGACGACCGCTTCTTCGCCCTGCTGCGCGCGTGGACTGCAGCGCGTCGGCACGGCACTGCGACGACCGACGACTTCCGCGAACTGGCCGACGAGCATGCCGAGGAGGATCTCGGAAAGTTCTTCGAGCACTGGCTGGTGGCGACCGCGCTGCCGCGCCTGCCGCGCTCGACGAAGGTCAGGTCCTGA
- a CDS encoding 4'-phosphopantetheinyl transferase family protein, which translates to MRWAPVERDDAHPDADGAHADADASHLLTAAEFARYGSLRPEPARTFLAGRRLLRELVASVAGADPDEVVIEARCPFCGGAHGRPAVLAPPAATNLRLGLAHSDGLVVAAAAWAPAVGIDVERSDAAHTPERDRAIASVAGASGGDPLQHWTRVEAVLKADGRGLRVDPRSVRVTDDGDDVRATIDGSDTRYTLEPLDLGPGHTASIAVRT; encoded by the coding sequence GTGCGCTGGGCGCCGGTCGAGCGCGACGACGCGCACCCTGACGCTGACGGCGCGCACGCTGACGCTGACGCATCACACCTGCTGACGGCGGCCGAGTTCGCGCGCTACGGCTCGCTCCGGCCGGAGCCGGCCCGCACCTTCCTCGCCGGCCGCCGCCTCCTGCGCGAGCTTGTCGCGTCGGTCGCCGGCGCTGACCCGGACGAGGTGGTCATCGAAGCCCGGTGCCCGTTCTGCGGCGGAGCCCACGGGCGTCCGGCCGTCCTCGCTCCCCCGGCGGCCACGAACCTCCGGCTCGGACTCGCACACTCCGACGGGCTCGTCGTCGCGGCAGCGGCGTGGGCGCCCGCGGTCGGCATCGACGTCGAGCGGTCGGATGCCGCACACACGCCCGAACGCGACCGTGCGATCGCGAGCGTGGCCGGAGCATCCGGGGGCGATCCCCTGCAGCACTGGACCCGCGTCGAAGCGGTCCTGAAGGCCGACGGCCGAGGACTCCGCGTCGATCCGCGCTCGGTGCGCGTCACCGACGACGGCGACGACGTCCGCGCCACGATCGACGGCTCAGACACCCGCTACACGCTCGAACCGCTCGACCTCGGCCCCGGTCACACCGCCAGCATCGCCGTCAGGACCTGA
- a CDS encoding three-helix bundle dimerization domain-containing protein — MSVNELDENKAVAEVVDRLAERFPSIPRSRIDEIVQSERQSLEGKPIRDYIPVLVEHGAKARLRDEVATSA; from the coding sequence GTGAGTGTGAACGAGCTTGATGAGAACAAAGCCGTCGCAGAGGTGGTCGACCGACTTGCCGAGCGATTCCCGTCGATCCCGCGCAGTCGGATCGACGAGATCGTCCAGAGCGAGCGGCAGTCGCTGGAAGGCAAGCCGATCCGCGACTACATCCCCGTGCTCGTGGAGCACGGCGCGAAGGCTCGCCTCCGTGACGAAGTAGCGACGAGCGCCTGA
- a CDS encoding lysoplasmalogenase yields the protein MPAFTPFVIVSVIQVVAIATGADALVQVTKPLLMPALAIAVVLARLGRRFTLPTGLLLLAIGLSWLGDLALMVPGDLWFVVGLGSFLLAHVAYLVLFLRVGGLGRPRAWSIVYAVWFVVFLAVLIPGLGSLVVPVVLYGLVLGSMATAATRVSGWVAAGAAVFVVSDTILALSRFLPGLVIPAHDTLTMLTYCVGQGVIAAGVLAVLARTSTASAMSAPGAPDSPDLSGARPA from the coding sequence GTGCCGGCTTTCACGCCGTTCGTCATTGTCAGCGTCATCCAGGTGGTTGCGATCGCGACGGGTGCGGATGCTCTGGTCCAGGTCACGAAGCCGCTCTTGATGCCCGCGCTCGCCATCGCCGTCGTGCTCGCGCGTCTCGGACGCCGTTTCACCCTCCCCACCGGACTGCTGCTGCTCGCGATCGGCCTGTCCTGGCTGGGCGACCTGGCCCTCATGGTGCCCGGCGACCTCTGGTTCGTGGTCGGCCTCGGGTCGTTCCTTCTCGCACACGTCGCGTACCTGGTGCTGTTCCTCCGGGTCGGTGGGCTGGGCCGGCCCCGCGCCTGGTCGATCGTCTACGCAGTCTGGTTCGTCGTGTTCCTCGCGGTGCTCATCCCCGGGCTGGGATCGCTTGTGGTACCCGTCGTGTTGTACGGTCTCGTGCTCGGCTCGATGGCGACCGCGGCGACGCGCGTCTCGGGATGGGTGGCCGCGGGTGCTGCCGTCTTCGTCGTCTCGGACACGATCCTCGCGCTATCCAGATTCCTTCCGGGCTTGGTGATCCCGGCGCACGACACGCTCACGATGCTCACCTACTGCGTCGGGCAGGGGGTCATCGCGGCAGGCGTGCTCGCGGTGCTCGCCCGGACCAGCACGGCATCCGCGATGTCGGCGCCCGGCGCGCCGGACTCGCCAGACCTGTCAGGCGCTCGCCCGGCGTGA